Proteins found in one archaeon genomic segment:
- the tmk gene encoding dTMP kinase, translating to MTPKKGLLVAVEGIDAVGKRTQSSILEAWLRSRGLATGAMSFPDYETAIGREIRKFLMGERAYPHEVRHILFAANRWEKKAALEGLLSSCDMVIVNRYSESNLAYGTANGLPMDWLAGLESGLPKSDLVVVLDAPPKDLFRRRALNKDRNESNRGLQEGAREAYLKLAKDLGWKVVDAGQGIEPTGQAVSSAVSQLLAASGRTV from the coding sequence TTGACTCCGAAGAAGGGCCTGCTGGTCGCAGTCGAGGGCATCGACGCGGTCGGGAAGAGGACCCAGAGTTCCATCCTCGAGGCTTGGCTCAGGTCCAGGGGCCTTGCCACTGGGGCGATGTCCTTCCCCGACTATGAGACTGCGATCGGGAGAGAGATCAGGAAGTTCCTGATGGGCGAGAGGGCCTATCCTCACGAAGTGAGGCACATCCTGTTCGCAGCCAACAGGTGGGAGAAGAAGGCGGCGCTGGAGGGGTTGCTCTCGAGCTGTGACATGGTGATCGTGAACAGGTACTCCGAGTCCAACCTCGCATACGGCACTGCCAACGGGCTGCCGATGGACTGGTTGGCGGGGCTCGAGAGTGGCCTCCCGAAATCAGACCTGGTCGTCGTCCTAGACGCACCGCCCAAAGACTTGTTCAGAAGGAGGGCGCTCAACAAGGACAGGAACGAGAGCAACAGGGGGCTACAGGAGGGCGCTCGTGAGGCGTACCTGAAGCTGGCCAAGGACCTAGGCTGGAAGGTCGTGGACGCCGGGCAAGGGATTGAGCCGACCGGCCAGGCCGTCTCATCGGCAGTCTCCCAACTCTTGGCCGCGTCCGGGCGAACCGTTTAA
- a CDS encoding DUF2070 family protein, translating into MPSTPSSAEQAQAKRSATEVLASRYRHLFVLPSSLALAFFGAVFTLLLSVEVAGVEAPALFAATFGVFLGSTFAISTVLRGFDRSNIGNFRRTSAVLLTGEVLWLLCATPGALYGWSIGSFHPLANALFFGALLCASVEFLVINGVFTKSTSGSLALASVHPALSLLLVDLAWPGRPEPLPAALGAVGFVIVVAFVFLLKRKRTSKGYSALGLFRSFMKTWAGGEAADLEAIIADHSEEAEVETKVMRFQTEKEGVFLVLPGVHPGPFHPIGSYDLPGVISRSFGTLGRAMTLHRPGGHERNLSTRAETEKFAAEVRRFAESVRAEADGSLRGPFNAQIGKAAVSSTAFGKDLILTISFAPLGSDDLSASVEDELERKVGGTGFGLSVVDAHNSIDHRPVSPDTAEVGWKQLFERTTEEKARAFKVAYAHSSEVGFPPAEDLTENGVALFMVEAEGRRSVFVLADANNAVPSIREEAAKALGAAGTQLIEFCTSDSHNLAARGLTVARGYKALGEATSVSSIVGLVVELAKIAGERLAPVKYGSGQFVSRVRVFGAKALEEFAEITQASSRFGRAYLRLTVSSVLLLLTLSILL; encoded by the coding sequence TTGCCATCAACGCCCTCTTCCGCTGAGCAAGCTCAAGCGAAGCGCTCGGCGACCGAGGTCCTGGCGAGCAGGTACAGGCATCTCTTCGTCCTCCCGTCCTCCCTGGCCCTCGCCTTCTTTGGCGCAGTCTTCACGCTGCTCCTCAGCGTGGAGGTTGCGGGCGTGGAGGCGCCGGCGCTCTTCGCCGCCACCTTCGGGGTCTTCCTTGGCTCTACCTTCGCGATCTCCACAGTTCTGAGGGGGTTCGACAGGAGCAACATAGGGAACTTCAGGAGGACGAGCGCGGTCCTCCTGACAGGGGAAGTCCTCTGGCTCCTCTGCGCGACGCCGGGCGCCCTTTACGGATGGTCGATCGGGTCCTTCCATCCTCTGGCAAATGCCCTCTTCTTCGGCGCCCTCCTCTGCGCATCGGTCGAATTCCTGGTGATCAACGGCGTCTTCACGAAGAGCACGTCCGGGTCCTTGGCCCTCGCTTCTGTCCACCCTGCACTGTCGCTCCTCCTGGTCGACCTCGCATGGCCGGGAAGGCCCGAGCCCCTCCCCGCTGCGTTGGGGGCGGTCGGCTTCGTCATAGTGGTCGCCTTCGTCTTCCTGCTGAAGCGCAAAAGGACGAGCAAGGGATACTCCGCGCTGGGCCTCTTCCGGTCCTTCATGAAGACCTGGGCGGGAGGCGAGGCGGCGGACCTGGAGGCGATAATCGCGGACCACTCCGAGGAGGCCGAGGTCGAGACCAAGGTCATGAGGTTCCAGACGGAGAAGGAGGGCGTCTTCCTCGTGCTGCCCGGGGTCCATCCTGGCCCCTTCCATCCCATAGGGAGCTACGACCTGCCTGGCGTCATCTCGAGGAGTTTCGGGACCTTGGGGAGGGCGATGACCCTCCACCGGCCCGGGGGGCACGAGAGGAACCTTTCCACAAGGGCCGAGACGGAAAAGTTTGCGGCCGAGGTGAGGAGGTTCGCGGAGAGCGTCAGAGCGGAGGCGGACGGCTCCCTCCGGGGACCCTTCAACGCCCAGATAGGGAAGGCGGCAGTCTCGTCCACAGCTTTCGGAAAGGACCTGATCTTGACGATATCATTCGCGCCCCTGGGGTCGGACGACCTGAGCGCGAGCGTCGAGGACGAGCTCGAGAGGAAGGTCGGAGGCACTGGGTTCGGGCTGAGCGTGGTGGACGCGCACAACTCGATCGACCACAGGCCGGTCTCCCCCGACACCGCTGAAGTGGGTTGGAAGCAGCTCTTCGAGCGGACGACGGAGGAGAAAGCCCGGGCCTTCAAGGTCGCCTACGCGCACTCGAGCGAGGTGGGGTTCCCTCCTGCGGAGGACCTGACTGAGAACGGGGTCGCACTCTTCATGGTCGAGGCGGAAGGCAGGAGGTCGGTCTTCGTGCTCGCGGACGCGAACAACGCCGTCCCCTCGATCAGGGAAGAGGCAGCGAAGGCCCTCGGCGCTGCCGGCACTCAGCTCATAGAATTCTGCACGTCGGACAGCCACAACTTGGCAGCGAGGGGGCTCACGGTCGCCAGGGGCTACAAGGCTCTGGGCGAAGCGACCTCGGTCAGCTCGATAGTCGGCCTCGTCGTGGAGCTCGCCAAGATCGCGGGCGAGCGCCTCGCTCCGGTCAAGTATGGTTCGGGGCAGTTCGTCAGCAGGGTCAGGGTCTTCGGCGCCAAGGCCCTCGAGGAGTTCGCTGAGATCACGCAGGCGAGTTCGAGGTTCGGACGGGCCTACCTCAGGCTCACCGTCTCCTCGGTCCTCCTGCTCCTGACTCTCTCCATCCTTCTCTGA
- the polC gene encoding DNA polymerase II large subunit, translating into MSFSADLAWERARKLAPFPARLDSYYKDILSQYESAHKVASDARAMGLDPVESVESKTVFDLADRVNQMLRLDQFEGLVDRLRELLKSTSKERAALTISQEIALGKFGALQRQEALSYGVRAGLAVMTDGVTVAPLEGISGVTIKQNDDNSDYCSVSYAGPMRSAGGTEAAFSLVIADVTAKKLGLSNYRARQEEVDRFAEELRIYERDVGNFQYKVTDDDIRQAISNLPVEIDGIETDAIEVVVHRGLKRVSTDRLRGGALRVLNDGVIGRGHKLEKKLASLSISGWEWLGQVKGGTQQTTNETEQAGAHFEEVISGRAVLSMPRSRGGFRLRYGRSMNTGLSTIGIHPAVAILLDYPVVTGTQVKVDMPGKAATIAFVDSLEGPVVLLKDGSVRRVSTSEEAEKLRENLVKILDLGDALVSYGDFLENNKALPPSAYVTEWWVQDLRSALQIPGALEGLAGAGLSRERVAEVLAGAAPSGAEALAISKALGIPLHPSHTPRLERLTVASISELRKAFSQVDGGRLTFEGGGSEAALRAALVEHTIEGERPVVSGEAAVVLGKLLNLGDGSEPPGAAGPAEFVHSLSGITIRKQVATTIGVRVGRPEKAMVRKLKPPVHTLFPVGFAGGQNRDVVAASKQGPITIEVANLFCPECGQRRLSSRCEVCGSATVPFKSCPRCGTTTAEDVCPNCKAKTAGHSEMSYDLHAKLAKIARRMPFNPNKPVKGVKGLSSAAKTPEPLEKGVIRSKHDVFVYKDGTLRIDVTNAPLTHFRPRDVKSGVEALKALGYETDREGKALETEDQILELKPQDIIVPAEIAGELLKMAEFVDDELQSVYGLSPYYGVRTTSDLLGKIVIGLAPHTSVGVAGRIAGFSQTQVCFANPYWHSAKRRDCDGDGDSLLLLADVLLNFSLQYIPQRIGGLMDTPLLIQPILIPSEVDEQSHNFDIASSYPAEFYEKTQESPPAASVSGLIERIGSRLEDERQFYGYGFTHETSVLTVRRSRGAYSTLRTLAEKIAKQIEVASEIEAVSTKEVVESIIRTHLIRDIMGNAKKYATQAFKCKKCGLTIRRPPLYWACPNCAGEIKGTLTRASVEKYLSIAQRLARDYDIEPYLKNRLETLRRELDQLFQGPREADQMELTDFLKARPT; encoded by the coding sequence TTGTCCTTCTCTGCTGACCTCGCATGGGAGCGCGCTCGCAAGCTCGCCCCGTTCCCAGCCCGCCTCGATTCTTACTACAAGGACATCCTTTCGCAATACGAGTCCGCCCACAAGGTCGCCTCCGACGCGCGGGCCATGGGCCTCGACCCCGTGGAGAGCGTAGAAAGCAAGACGGTCTTCGACCTGGCGGATCGTGTCAACCAAATGCTCCGGCTGGACCAGTTCGAGGGCCTCGTCGACAGGCTCAGGGAGCTGCTAAAGTCGACCTCCAAGGAGCGGGCCGCGCTCACCATTTCTCAGGAGATAGCGCTCGGCAAGTTCGGAGCTCTCCAGCGCCAGGAGGCCCTGAGCTACGGGGTCCGTGCGGGCCTGGCGGTCATGACCGACGGGGTCACGGTCGCACCGCTCGAGGGGATCTCCGGGGTCACGATCAAGCAGAACGACGACAACAGCGACTACTGCTCTGTCTCCTACGCGGGACCGATGCGCTCGGCGGGGGGAACCGAGGCTGCCTTCTCACTCGTCATCGCGGACGTGACCGCGAAGAAGCTGGGCCTCTCCAACTACAGGGCCAGGCAGGAGGAGGTGGACAGGTTCGCGGAGGAGCTCAGGATCTACGAGCGCGATGTGGGGAACTTCCAGTACAAGGTGACTGACGACGACATCAGGCAGGCAATCTCTAACCTCCCGGTGGAGATCGACGGGATCGAGACTGACGCCATCGAGGTGGTCGTCCACAGGGGCCTCAAGCGGGTCTCGACGGACAGGCTGAGGGGCGGCGCGCTCAGGGTCCTCAACGACGGAGTGATCGGACGGGGCCACAAGCTGGAGAAGAAGCTCGCGAGCCTGAGCATCTCAGGGTGGGAGTGGCTCGGGCAGGTCAAGGGCGGGACGCAGCAGACGACCAACGAGACGGAGCAGGCGGGGGCCCACTTCGAGGAGGTCATCTCAGGCAGGGCGGTCCTCTCCATGCCGAGGAGCAGGGGCGGCTTCAGGCTGAGGTACGGGAGGTCGATGAACACGGGGCTCTCGACCATCGGGATCCATCCTGCCGTCGCGATACTGCTCGACTACCCGGTGGTCACTGGGACACAGGTCAAGGTGGACATGCCTGGCAAGGCTGCGACGATCGCATTCGTGGACTCACTCGAGGGGCCGGTGGTCCTCCTGAAGGACGGGAGCGTGAGGCGGGTCTCGACGTCTGAGGAAGCGGAGAAGCTCAGGGAGAACCTGGTCAAGATTCTGGACCTCGGGGACGCGCTGGTCAGCTACGGGGACTTCCTCGAGAACAACAAGGCCCTCCCTCCGTCGGCCTACGTGACGGAGTGGTGGGTCCAGGACCTTAGGTCCGCCCTCCAGATCCCCGGTGCGCTCGAGGGGCTCGCTGGTGCAGGGCTCAGCAGGGAGAGAGTAGCCGAGGTCCTCGCTGGAGCCGCGCCGTCCGGGGCCGAGGCCCTGGCGATTTCAAAGGCCCTCGGCATCCCGCTGCATCCGAGCCACACTCCGAGGCTCGAGAGATTGACGGTCGCGTCGATATCGGAGCTGAGGAAGGCGTTCAGTCAGGTCGACGGGGGGAGGCTGACCTTCGAGGGAGGCGGCTCGGAGGCGGCCCTGAGGGCGGCGCTCGTCGAGCACACGATTGAGGGAGAGCGCCCGGTCGTCTCTGGGGAGGCGGCCGTGGTCCTAGGGAAGCTCCTCAACCTCGGCGACGGGTCTGAGCCTCCGGGGGCCGCTGGCCCGGCCGAATTCGTGCACAGCCTCTCGGGGATCACGATCAGGAAGCAGGTCGCGACCACCATCGGGGTCAGGGTCGGGAGGCCGGAGAAGGCGATGGTCAGGAAGCTCAAGCCGCCGGTGCACACGCTCTTCCCCGTGGGCTTCGCGGGCGGACAGAACAGGGACGTAGTCGCGGCCTCGAAGCAGGGCCCCATCACCATCGAGGTGGCCAACCTCTTCTGCCCCGAGTGCGGGCAGAGGCGCCTGAGCAGCAGGTGCGAGGTCTGCGGCTCCGCCACCGTCCCCTTCAAGTCCTGCCCGAGGTGCGGGACGACCACGGCAGAGGACGTCTGCCCCAACTGCAAGGCCAAGACTGCGGGGCACTCGGAGATGTCGTACGACCTCCACGCCAAGCTCGCGAAGATCGCACGGAGGATGCCGTTCAACCCGAACAAGCCGGTCAAGGGGGTCAAGGGCCTCAGCAGCGCCGCGAAGACCCCGGAGCCATTGGAGAAGGGGGTCATCAGGAGCAAGCACGACGTCTTCGTCTACAAGGACGGGACCCTCAGGATCGACGTGACCAACGCGCCACTGACCCACTTCCGGCCCAGGGACGTGAAGAGCGGGGTGGAGGCCTTGAAGGCCCTCGGCTATGAAACCGACCGCGAGGGGAAGGCCCTGGAGACCGAGGACCAGATCCTGGAGCTGAAGCCCCAGGACATCATAGTGCCTGCGGAAATAGCGGGCGAGCTGCTGAAGATGGCTGAGTTCGTGGACGACGAACTACAGAGCGTCTACGGGCTCTCGCCGTACTACGGGGTGCGGACCACATCCGACCTCCTGGGGAAAATCGTGATCGGGCTCGCGCCCCACACCTCGGTGGGGGTCGCAGGAAGGATCGCAGGCTTCTCCCAGACTCAGGTCTGCTTCGCCAACCCATACTGGCACTCGGCGAAGAGGAGGGACTGCGACGGGGACGGCGACTCCCTGCTCTTGCTGGCGGACGTGCTGCTCAACTTCTCGCTCCAGTACATCCCGCAGAGGATAGGGGGCCTGATGGACACCCCGCTCCTGATCCAGCCCATCCTGATCCCCTCAGAGGTGGACGAGCAGTCGCACAACTTCGACATAGCCAGTTCCTATCCGGCAGAGTTCTACGAGAAGACGCAGGAATCGCCCCCCGCGGCATCTGTCTCAGGCCTCATCGAGAGAATAGGCTCAAGGCTGGAGGACGAGAGGCAGTTCTACGGGTACGGGTTCACCCACGAGACCAGCGTCCTGACAGTAAGGCGCTCGAGGGGAGCCTACTCGACCCTGAGGACCCTCGCCGAGAAGATAGCAAAACAGATCGAGGTGGCATCGGAGATAGAAGCGGTCTCCACCAAGGAGGTCGTAGAGTCGATAATCCGGACGCACCTGATCAGGGACATAATGGGGAACGCCAAGAAGTACGCGACCCAGGCTTTCAAGTGCAAGAAGTGCGGCCTGACCATCCGCAGGCCCCCACTCTACTGGGCCTGCCCCAACTGCGCGGGCGAGATCAAGGGGACGCTCACGAGGGCCTCCGTAGAGAAGTACCTCTCGATAGCGCAAAGGCTCGCTCGGGACTACGACATCGAGCCGTACCTGAAGAACAGGCTCGAGACCCTGAGGCGGGAGCTGGACCAGCTCTTCCAGGGGCCGAGGGAGGCCGACCAGATGGAGTTGACCGACTTCTTGAAGGCCAGGCCTACTTGA
- a CDS encoding serine hydroxymethyltransferase: MPSYAPEFRSVVSKVRAHEKWFSESLPMIASENVASRPIREAMSSDLGHRYAEGWPGERVYAGCRYIDQIELQAIALGKKLFKAEFIDVRPTSGVVANLAVYSALSGPGDTMMALSIPNGGHISHGKKDFSGSAGLVHSLEIEYFAFDKDEMNIDIDESKKRIRAKKSVRLAMFGGSLFLFPHPVRELAEVVRDAGGNVCYDAAHVAGLIAGGRFQDPIREGAEIMTFSTHKTLFGPQGGAITSKAEFADQLKKAVFPGTTSNHHLHSVAGKAMVFAEFLQFGRGYARDVVRNAQTLATELASLGEKVLGEKNGYTMSHQVAVDVTKYSDGGALEKLLESQNIIVNRQLIPGDLAAGRHYTNPGGIRLGVAELTRLGMGRGEMVEVAKIIHQAMAGKGKRATLSKVKELRRGFQKVKYSFSETPAYFFK; encoded by the coding sequence GTGCCCTCCTACGCGCCAGAGTTCAGGTCGGTCGTCTCGAAGGTCAGGGCCCACGAGAAGTGGTTCTCCGAGAGCCTTCCGATGATCGCCAGCGAGAACGTCGCGTCCAGGCCCATCAGGGAGGCGATGTCCTCCGACCTTGGGCACAGGTATGCCGAGGGGTGGCCAGGCGAGAGGGTCTACGCCGGCTGCAGGTACATCGACCAGATCGAACTCCAGGCAATCGCACTGGGGAAGAAGCTCTTCAAGGCCGAGTTCATCGACGTGAGGCCCACCTCCGGGGTCGTCGCCAACCTCGCAGTCTACTCGGCCCTCAGCGGGCCCGGCGACACCATGATGGCCCTCTCGATACCGAACGGCGGCCACATTTCTCACGGCAAAAAGGACTTCTCAGGGTCGGCCGGGCTCGTGCACTCCCTGGAGATAGAATACTTCGCCTTCGACAAGGACGAGATGAACATCGACATCGACGAATCGAAGAAGCGGATCAGAGCAAAGAAGTCCGTGCGACTCGCTATGTTCGGCGGAAGCCTCTTCCTGTTCCCCCACCCCGTCCGTGAGCTCGCAGAAGTCGTCAGGGACGCGGGCGGGAATGTCTGTTACGACGCCGCCCACGTGGCCGGGCTCATCGCCGGAGGACGCTTCCAGGACCCGATCCGCGAGGGCGCCGAGATAATGACCTTCAGCACGCACAAGACGCTCTTCGGCCCCCAAGGCGGGGCCATCACGTCCAAGGCCGAGTTCGCCGACCAGCTCAAGAAGGCCGTCTTCCCCGGCACCACCAGCAACCACCACCTCCACAGCGTAGCCGGGAAGGCGATGGTCTTCGCAGAGTTCCTGCAGTTCGGCCGCGGGTACGCGAGGGACGTCGTCAGGAACGCCCAGACCCTGGCAACGGAGCTCGCCTCCTTGGGAGAGAAGGTCCTCGGGGAGAAGAACGGGTACACGATGTCCCATCAGGTCGCCGTGGACGTGACGAAGTACTCCGACGGCGGCGCGCTCGAGAAGCTCCTCGAGTCCCAGAACATCATAGTCAACAGGCAGCTGATCCCCGGGGACCTCGCCGCCGGGCGCCACTACACCAACCCCGGTGGAATCAGGCTCGGGGTCGCCGAGCTGACACGGCTGGGGATGGGCAGGGGCGAGATGGTCGAGGTGGCAAAGATCATCCACCAGGCGATGGCCGGCAAGGGCAAGCGCGCGACCCTCTCCAAGGTCAAAGAGCTCAGGCGTGGATTCCAGAAGGTGAAGTACTCCTTCTCGGAGACCCCCGCCTACTTCTTCAAGTAG
- a CDS encoding preprotein translocase subunit Sec61beta, producing the protein MSDSKNKSPMPASSAGLLTFFNEETHGVKIRPEIVLVGSITLIAVSIAINALFR; encoded by the coding sequence ATGAGCGACAGCAAGAACAAGTCTCCGATGCCCGCCTCCAGCGCAGGCCTGCTCACATTCTTCAACGAAGAGACGCACGGAGTGAAGATCAGGCCCGAAATCGTCCTCGTTGGGTCGATCACTCTGATAGCCGTCTCAATTGCCATCAACGCCCTCTTCCGCTGA
- a CDS encoding HD domain-containing protein → MILRPVAEIRDPVHGYVKLTEVERELVDSPFVQRLRRIHQLAGSYLVYPGAVHTRFEHVVGAMHVAGMIAESLHGFSELSVDQVQEVRIAALLHDIGHGPFSHMYEEVLAEDSKLSHEDISQRIVAKTSVGEVLGKYGFSAKKMSEFAVGRQASRPPFMNEIISGGLSADIMDYLPRDSYFTGVEYGKVDVQRVVDSLRVAEGHLAIDDAALYAFEALLLARYEMFKAVYFHRTVRAAELMLVHSMKLADEALGLTDLSDLDGYLELTDEIVIHRLAHLDESTPGLREARRLALDFQRRRLVKCVFERLVQRKDRMVGQIFARESMRQKVTADLAKAAGVEPMQVYLDVPTTPSVPYTSSRESFTQVRMIRGEGKRRQARKVSLSELPPLGSIVGFMDMLRVYTASGSREAVARATSALFRDQSFVTRAPN, encoded by the coding sequence TTGATTCTGAGGCCCGTGGCCGAGATCAGGGACCCTGTCCACGGGTACGTCAAGCTGACCGAGGTCGAGCGCGAACTAGTCGACTCGCCGTTCGTCCAGAGGCTCAGGAGGATCCACCAGCTGGCCGGGTCTTACCTGGTCTATCCGGGGGCCGTCCACACGAGGTTCGAGCACGTGGTTGGCGCGATGCACGTCGCTGGGATGATCGCGGAGTCGCTCCACGGGTTCTCCGAGCTGAGCGTCGACCAGGTCCAGGAGGTCAGGATCGCGGCCCTCCTGCACGACATCGGGCACGGCCCCTTCTCGCACATGTACGAGGAGGTACTGGCCGAAGACTCCAAGCTGAGCCACGAGGACATCTCTCAGAGGATAGTCGCGAAGACGTCGGTGGGCGAAGTCCTCGGGAAGTACGGCTTCTCCGCCAAGAAGATGTCCGAGTTCGCGGTCGGGAGGCAGGCCAGCCGCCCTCCCTTCATGAACGAGATAATCTCGGGGGGCCTGAGCGCCGACATCATGGACTACCTTCCCAGGGACTCCTACTTTACCGGGGTCGAGTACGGGAAGGTGGACGTCCAGAGGGTCGTCGACTCCCTGCGGGTCGCAGAGGGGCACCTCGCGATTGACGACGCGGCTCTCTATGCCTTCGAAGCCCTGCTGCTCGCGAGGTACGAGATGTTCAAGGCGGTCTACTTCCACCGCACCGTGAGGGCCGCCGAGCTGATGCTCGTCCACTCGATGAAGCTCGCCGACGAGGCCCTGGGCCTGACGGACCTCTCGGACCTAGACGGCTACCTGGAGCTGACCGATGAGATTGTGATTCACAGGCTCGCGCACCTGGACGAGTCGACGCCAGGCCTCAGGGAGGCACGGCGGCTTGCCCTGGACTTTCAGAGAAGGCGTCTGGTGAAGTGCGTCTTCGAGAGGCTGGTCCAGAGGAAGGACAGGATGGTGGGGCAGATCTTCGCGCGGGAGAGCATGAGACAGAAGGTGACTGCAGACCTGGCGAAGGCGGCAGGGGTCGAACCGATGCAAGTGTACCTTGACGTCCCGACGACCCCCTCGGTCCCCTACACCTCCTCAAGAGAGTCATTCACACAGGTCAGGATGATCAGGGGGGAAGGGAAGAGACGCCAGGCGAGGAAGGTCTCCCTCTCCGAGCTCCCTCCTCTCGGCTCGATAGTCGGGTTCATGGACATGCTGCGGGTCTACACGGCCTCTGGGAGCCGCGAGGCTGTGGCACGCGCGACCTCCGCTCTCTTCAGGGACCAGAGCTTCGTGACAAGGGCCCCCAACTGA
- a CDS encoding geranylgeranylglyceryl/heptaprenylglyceryl phosphate synthase, translating into MIEPGKVETTLIKQTGKSTICAALIDPEDFSPKEAAKVVEKAIGAGVKVILVGGSTLANQAKLDSVLRAITSVTSRVTRSQSTSRVPVVLFPGNVSGVSRYADAILFSSLLNSTNTYFIVGAQALGSMEVLKSGIESIPMGYLVFGSSSATSFIGQVNTLPASKPQLAVIYALAAKYMGMRSLYLEAGSGSDEPIQAETIRAVRKFYEGLLIVGGGITSAEAARKAARAGADIVVVGNLLQTRGFEGTLAKIVAAASK; encoded by the coding sequence TTGATCGAGCCAGGAAAGGTCGAAACCACTCTCATCAAACAGACTGGCAAGTCGACCATCTGCGCCGCACTAATCGATCCAGAAGACTTCTCTCCAAAGGAGGCAGCTAAGGTAGTCGAGAAAGCCATCGGAGCAGGCGTTAAAGTCATCTTGGTGGGCGGGTCCACCCTCGCGAACCAGGCGAAGCTCGATTCTGTCCTCAGAGCCATCACAAGTGTCACGAGCAGAGTCACGAGGTCACAGAGCACATCACGCGTCCCTGTCGTACTATTCCCGGGCAACGTCAGTGGGGTTTCCCGGTACGCTGACGCGATTCTGTTCAGCAGTCTCCTCAATTCGACTAATACCTACTTCATCGTCGGGGCCCAGGCTCTGGGTTCTATGGAGGTCCTGAAGTCGGGAATCGAGAGTATCCCAATGGGGTACCTTGTCTTTGGGAGCTCGAGCGCGACAAGCTTCATCGGTCAAGTCAACACCCTGCCAGCATCGAAGCCCCAGTTAGCTGTGATCTACGCGCTGGCTGCGAAGTACATGGGAATGAGGAGCCTGTACCTAGAGGCAGGGAGCGGAAGCGACGAACCGATTCAGGCAGAGACCATCCGGGCCGTGAGGAAATTCTACGAGGGTTTGCTAATCGTGGGAGGGGGGATTACTAGCGCTGAAGCAGCGCGCAAAGCTGCTAGAGCAGGTGCCGACATCGTCGTTGTGGGAAACCTTCTCCAAACAAGAGGCTTCGAAGGGACGCTAGCCAAAATCGTCGCCGCAGCGTCAAAATAG
- a CDS encoding zinc ribbon domain-containing protein → MSGDEQQKGPDLSLVKSGTIAQELSWDVILSRGVGLYRENFTRFLTLFLPISAVLGILNSLLRYYIPLPTLPMNPTPADFQLWFPGFFSSIITLLFYTLIISWLVGSVLTGSGVRMTSEALQGKDASPFSALRFTASRIVWIWLAGLIAGILELLGFIALIVPGFVVVAMFSLVNEAIVIEGAGPLDALGRSRRLVAGRWLKTLGLLLLVGLILGAFGIAFSAVARLFGPGETFVTELLNGLVLPLSPIVTTLYYYSNVGRLSPPLPPAVMSPGVPVSTAKFCTNCGTPAGLADRFCVKCGTEIRSSTSSGVV, encoded by the coding sequence TTGTCAGGAGACGAACAACAGAAAGGGCCCGACCTAAGCCTCGTCAAGAGCGGGACGATCGCGCAAGAGCTGAGCTGGGACGTAATCCTCAGCCGTGGAGTCGGCCTCTATCGAGAGAACTTCACGAGGTTCCTGACGCTCTTTCTGCCGATAAGCGCGGTACTCGGCATCCTCAATTCGCTGCTCAGATACTACATCCCGCTGCCGACCCTTCCGATGAACCCGACCCCGGCGGACTTCCAGCTGTGGTTTCCCGGATTCTTCAGCTCCATCATAACGCTCCTCTTCTACACCTTGATCATCTCATGGCTCGTCGGTTCCGTCCTGACCGGGTCAGGAGTCAGGATGACGTCCGAAGCCCTTCAAGGCAAGGACGCGTCGCCGTTTTCGGCTCTGAGGTTCACCGCTTCCAGGATAGTCTGGATCTGGCTCGCCGGTTTGATTGCAGGAATCCTGGAGCTCCTTGGCTTCATCGCTCTGATAGTGCCCGGGTTCGTAGTCGTCGCCATGTTCTCCCTGGTGAACGAAGCCATAGTCATCGAAGGGGCTGGGCCTTTGGATGCGCTCGGGAGGAGTCGGCGCCTGGTCGCGGGGCGCTGGCTGAAGACCCTCGGGCTTCTGCTCCTCGTGGGGCTGATCCTGGGGGCCTTCGGGATCGCCTTCAGCGCCGTCGCCAGGCTCTTCGGTCCTGGGGAGACCTTCGTGACAGAGCTCCTCAATGGACTTGTGCTTCCCCTGAGCCCGATTGTGACGACGCTGTACTATTACTCAAACGTGGGAAGGCTTTCACCTCCCCTGCCGCCGGCTGTTATGTCCCCGGGAGTCCCCGTGAGTACAGCGAAGTTCTGCACTAACTGCGGGACCCCGGCCGGATTAGCCGACAGATTCTGCGTGAAGTGTGGAACGGAGATTCGGAGTTCGACTTCATCAGGAGTAGTGTAG